Genomic window (Streptomyces sp. NBC_00078):
GCTTGGACCCCGTGAGCCGGGCGCGGGCACCGGGCAGTTCGGGGAGGCCGTAGGGCCAGGTCCCGGCGTGCGCGGAGCCGTAGAACCGCTCCCAGTCGGCCGGGTCGTTCAGCCGGAAGTCGGCGCCCATGTCGACGACGAGGACGTCCGGGCCGAGCCGTTCGGCGACGGCTGCGGACTGGCCGTGCGGCAGAGCGAGGAAGACGACGTCGTGGCCCGCGAGGACGTCGGGGGTGGTTTCCTGCAGCACACGGTCGGCCAGTGGCAGCAGGTGCGGCTGGAGCGCGCCGAGCCGCTGGCCCGCGTTGGAGTTGCCGGTCAGGGCCCCGATCTCGATCTCGGGGTGCACCAGGAGCAGACGCAGCAGCTCTCCGCCCGCGTACCCACTCGCTCCGGCCACTGCCGCACGTACCGCCATGTCATCCTCCTCCTGGACGGCATGACTATACGTATCGCTGCACGTTTATGCAATCTCTGCGGTCTCCGCCTTGGGAAGCATGATCCAGCGGGACACCACGAACGTCACCGGGATCGCTCCCAGGGACGCGAGCAGGGGGGCGAGCCGGCTGCCGAGGTACAGGAGGTCGACCAGCACATAGACGCCCGCGGTCGTGATCACGAAATTCGCCGCGTTCGTCAGGGGAAACAACAGGAATTTACGCAGGGTCGGGCGCGTGCGATACGTGAATCGGGCGTTGAGGAAAAACGACCCGGTCATGCTGATCGCGGTCGCGAGAATATGGGCGACAAGGTACGGGAAACGAGTGAGGAGCAGCAGGTAAGCAACGTAATACGTGCCGGTGTTGACGACGCCGATGACGGCGAAGGCCAGCATCTGCCTCGATATCAGGGGATGAGATCCTTCGTCGTGTCGCACGCCGCACGGCCCTCCGTCCGCTTCACGTTGGTCGCCTTCACCAGGAAGTGCGGGCGCCGCTTCACCTCGTAGTAGATACGGCCGGTGTACTCGCCGATGACCCCGAGCATGATCATCTGCACTCCGGCGACACCGGTGACGGCGGTGATGATCGTGACATAGCCGGGTGTCTGTACGCCGTTGACCACCGCGGCGCCCACGATCCACGCCGTGTACAGCCCGGCGCACAGCAGCAGGCCCATGCCGAGGTGGAGGGCGGCGCGCAGCGGCCTGTTGTTGAAGGAGAGCAGCCCGTCGAGACCGTAGTTGAGCAGGCTGCGGAAGGTCCAGGAGCTGCGGCCGGCCTCGCGCACGGCGTTCTCGTACTCGAAGGTGGTGCTCGGGAAGCCCACCCACGCGAACAGGCCCTTGGAGAAGCGGTTGTACTCGGAGAGGTCCAGGATCGCGTCCACCACGCGGCGCGACATCAGCCTGAAGTCCCCTACGCCGTCGACGAGTTCCACGTCCACGAGGCGGTTTATGAGCCGGTAGTAGAGGCGGGCGGTGACGGTGCGGGTCACGCTGTCACCGGTCCTGGTCCGCTTGGCGATGACCTGGTCGTAGCCGTCCGCGCGCAGGTCCACCATGTGCTTGATCAGCTCCGGCGGGTGCTGCAGGTCCGCGTCCATGACGATCACGGAGTCTCCCGTGGCATGGCGCAGGCCGGCGAGCAGTGCCGCCTCCTTGCCGAAGTTGCGGCTGAAGGAGACGTACCGCACGCGCGCGTCGCGGTCGGCCAGCCGCTCCAGGGCGGCGAGCGTACGGTCGCGGCTGCCGTCGTCGACGTAGACGAACTCCATGTCGTGGCCGAGCGGCAGCAGTTCCTCCGCGACCTTCTGGACCTGGTCGTGGAAGCGTTCTATGACGTCTTCCTCGTCGTAGCAGGGTGCGACGATCGATATGAGCATGGTTTTCCCCCTGGGAACGCGGTCAGAGAGCGCCGGTCACGGGCTCGCGCGGGCGGGTGGTCGCGGTCGGTGGAGCCGGCGGCGGTGCGGCACGCCGTCGGCGTACGGCGGTGAAGGCGCCGAGCAGGATCAGGGTCAGCAGTGCTGCGGCCCCGACGGTGGTGCCCAGGCGCAGGCCGGGCGGGTGGAACGTGCAGGAGACGCTGTTCGTGGAGGGGGCGACGGGCACGGCGATCAGGCCGTGGAACTGACCCGCCGGTACCGGGTTGGCGTCGCCCGCGGCGCAGCGCCAGCCCGCGATGCGCGGCGCCGCCACAACCGCGGTTCCCCTGCTGCCCGCCGGGAGTTCGGCCCGGATCGTGCTGCCGGAGACGGTGACGCGGGTGGCGCCGGTGGACCTGAGCCGCTCGACGGCGTCGTGCAGCCGGGTGGTGTCCAGGCAGCCGACCGCGCCGTCGGGGAGTCGGCCGTCGAGGCTGGGGGCGAGTTCGATCGTGAGGCGCCCGGAGGCCGGGACCCTGCCCAGCCGCTGCATGGCGGCGATCTTGGTGACGCGCGCGTCGGACCTGAACCGGCCGGTCGGCCCGTCGCCCGTCGTGGCCGTGCCGGAGTAGTGCGGCGCCCACAGGTAGACCTCGTCGCCGGCCGGGCACCGCGCGGTGATCGTCGGTTTCCGCTCGGTCACGGACGCGTGGGCGGCGATCGGCGTCCCCGGGTGCGCGCTGTCCCCTGCCTGCGGGGCCCTGCCGGCGCTGGTGCGCACCGTGATGCGGGGCACGGTGTAGACGCGGCTGCCCAGCAGGAGTTCCTGGTTGCGGTACGGCGACGGGCCGAAGCCGGCCGAGGACGCGCCGCCCGGTCGCAGCGTGACCAGCGGCGGGACGTCCTCGCGGGACACGCTCGGCCCGGTGCCGTCCTGCGGGAACCAGCCCTGGTGCGGGTCCGGCGGAGAGTGCACGCGTGCGCCGACGGAGAAGATCGCGTCCGTGACGTCGTTGTCCAGGCTCTGCACGCTGCGGGCCCGCGAGGTCCAGCCGCCGCCGAGTGCGGTGAGCGTACGGCTGAGGACGTCGGAGGTGAGGCTGCTGTAGTACTGGGCCCCCTGTCCGCCGACCAGCATCGGGTCGTTGCCGACGGTCTGCTCACGGCCCGGGTCGGTGCGGTACCGGGGCCAGCCGTCGGCCTGTGCGATCGCCTCCGCCTGCGCCTGCTGCCGGGCTCCCCACGGCGCGTAGTCGTCCATGTGGCCGAGGCGGAGCCGGGTGGCGACGGCGGAGGTGGCAGCCGTCTCGCCGAACTGCCCGCCGAACAGCAGGACCACGGCGAGCCCGGCCAGGACCCCGCGGCGCCGGGCGGTCGCCGGCGGACCTGCCGAGCCGTCGGCCTGGGTACGTCCCAGCAGCATCAGCCCGCCGAGCGCACCGACGACGGCGAGCAGCAGCACCCCCCAGCCGACGGGGCGCACCAGGTGGCCCCGGCTCGCGACGGCGGCGATCAGGGCGAGCAGCACGGCCGCCGCGCCCAGGGCACGCAGGTCGGGAGGCCCGTACGAGAGCGAGTGCCAGGCGGCGATCACCAGCAGTGCGCACAGGACGAAGGCCTGCCGGTAGGCGCTGCCCTGCGGTGTGGCGAAGGCGTGCCAGACCAGGTGGGTCGGCCCCCACTGCAGGGACAGGGCCACCGCGGCGACCAGCAGCGTCCACCCGGCACGCACCCGGCGCGGCACCGCCCGGTGGAAGGGCAGGGCGAGGGCGAGCAGCAGCGCCGCGGTGCCCACATAGACGGCCGGGGTGCCGAAGCTGTACGTCGTGGGCAGCAGACGGGCCAGCATGTCCTCCGCCGGCACCGGCGCGAACTGGACGACCCTGCCGGGGTACGCGTGCCTGGTGCCGAAGTACACGACGACCACCAGCGGGGCGGCCAGGCCCACTCCCAGCGCGACGGTGACGACGGCACGGCCCACCGTCTCCAGCCGCCGCCGGCCCGGAACACCGGAGAGCCACAGCCGGAGCAGCAGCACCAGGGCGGCACAGAGGGTGGCCATGTACGCGGTGTAGAAGTTGGCGATCCAGGCGAGCGCCACGATCAGCACGCCGAGCAGCGGGTGCCGGCGCTGCATCGCCCACTCGCCGACAAGGCACAGCAGCGGCAGGGCGACGAGGCCGTCGAGCCACATCGGGTTGTACGAGGCGACCGCTACGCTCCAGCCGCACATCGCGTACGACGCTCCCAGCAGTCCGGCCCCCCACCAGCGGCCGGGGCGCAGGCTCAGCAGCAGCCAGGCCATGGCCGCGCCCGCGGACGCCGTCTTCAGCACGGTGATCACATACACCGCGAGGTCGATCTCGTCCCGCGGGAACACCGCGACGAGCAGGGCGAACGGGCTGCTCAGGTAGGTGCCGAGGTCGGGCAGGAAACTGGAGCCGTAGCCGGACTGCCAGTTGACGAAGAGGCCGCCGTCGGCCCTGCCGTGCAGCAGGTCCCACAGGTGGGCGTGGAAGGGCACGTACTGGTTGCCGAGGTCGTTGACGCTGCGGGTGCGGGGGCCGAAGGGGTAGCTGCGGGCGATGACGTCCGCGGCGCAGAACACGGCGACAGTGAGGGCCGCGGCGAGCAGGGCCGCCGCCTTCTTCGGCGAAAAATGGCCGCCCGAAACGGCTTTTGACAGAGTCGAGCGATCCATTCCTTGTTACTCCCCGCAGGTAATTGATTCGCCGACTAAGACGGCCCGAGTTTCCGATCGGTTGTGCCGTCCGGGGAAAGTGACACAACTTGTTCCGAATAAATCCGCAGACCTATGAGAATGGAATGGTGAACAATCAGGAAACAGAAATTTCCGGACAGGTAATTTAATGGTGAACTCATCGTGACGTACACACGGCGGCTGCCTCGCCCAGGGCCCGCTTGACCTGGAGCGCGCTCCAGGTTCTACGGTTTACGTCATGACCAGCGGACACCCCCTCCCGCAGGACCGGGAGCCGACTCTGACCATCGCCGAGGTGGTCGAGCGCACCGGCCTCTCGCACGACACGCTGCGCTACTACGAGAAGGCGGGCCTGATCGAGCGGGTCGGCCGGACCACCGGTAACCAGCGCCGCTACGACGCGGCCGACCTGGCCTGGCTGGAGTTCGTGCTGCGGCTGCGCGAGACGGGCATGTCGATCGCCGACATGCAGCGGTATGCGCAGCTGCGGGCGAAGGGGGACGTCTCGGTCGCCGACCGGCTGGCGATGCTCCACGAGCACCGCGCCGAACTGGGGGACCGCATCAGGGCGTTGCGCCGCAACGCCCGTGCGCTGGACGACAAGATCGACCACTACGAACGGCTGCTCGGCACGATGCACGAGCAGGCGGGAACGGAAGACTGACATGAGCGGGAGCACCACCCGTGACGAGCGTTTCGCCCACGGCCTGGAGGTCCTGAAGAGGGTCGACGGCGAAGCCGGACAGCGGGTCGTCGACTCGCTCGCCGACATCAACCCCGAGCTCGGCCACCAGGTCGTCGCCTGGGCCTTCGGCGAGATCTACGACCGCCCCGGACTCGCCCCGCGCGACCGGCAGCTGGTGACGCTGGGCATGCTCACCGCGCTCGGCGGCTGCGAGGCCCAGCTCGACGTGCACGTCAACGCCGCCCTGAACGTGGGCCTCACGCCCGAGCAGATCATCGAGGCGCTGACGCACTCCGCGGTGTACTGCGGCATTCCCAAGGCCCTGAACGCGACCTTCGCCGCGAAGAAGGTGTTCGCCGAGCGCGGACTGCTCCCGCTCGGACAGCAGCTCGCGGACCCGGCGCCGGCGACCACCTCCGCCTGATCCGCGGGAAGGTGATCGGGTTCGCCTCGAAGGTGCAGGTGAACGTGTCGGCGACCCCCGAGAAGGTGGACGCCGTCGGCCCGACGGCCGTGCTCGTCTCACCGTTCACCGCGTCGGGCACGGCGGCCGGCGTGGTCACCCTGGCCCTGGACGCGGCCTTCGCGCCCCCGAGGTCGATCGTCGTACGGGCCGCCGAGGACCGGGAGTTGACGACCTTCGACCTACCCCGCCTTGGCGACGAGCGTCGGCTTGTCGGCCGGTCACGGGTCGGGCGTGGCATGGATACTCCGCGGCTCCTGGGCGTCGTTCTCGACGGCTCCATCGTTCGAAATATCAGGCAGCGGCCAGCACTTCGGACGGCAAGGCATGGGAGGAATGCGAGCACGTCCATGGGGCCCATGAGGGCGACGTAGGGTCGAAGGCATGGACGCGCCGCTGCCGGACCCCAGGGAGAAGGGCCGATGACGGGCGAGCTGTGGCCCGTGCCCGACGTGCTGGCCCATCTGGCCGGGCGCTGGCGCGTGCGGCGCACGGTGCGGGACCTGGCGAGCGGGGACGAGGGGCACTTCGAGGGCACCACGGTCTTCAGCCCGCTGCCGGAGGGCGGCCTGCTGCACGAGGAGGCCGGCATGTTCACCTGGCAGGGCGTCACGCGGCCCGCCGAGCGGACCCTGCGCTTCCTGCGGGGGAGTTCACCGGGCAGGGCGGACGTACGCTTCGCCGACGGCCGCCCCTTCCACGGCCTGGACCTGACCACCGGGCACCATGTCGCCGGCCACCCCTGCGCGGCGGACCTCTACCGCGGCGAGTTCACCGTCCGCGACGCGGACCACTGGCGGTCGGTGTGGCGGGTGGGCGGACCCGCCAAGGACCTCGTGCTCACGACCGACTACGCGCGTGAGGGCTGAGCCGGGACCCCGTCGAAGCGGAGGTTCCAGCGGCCGGCGTGGCCCGTGACGGTGGTCGTCGACAGGGGGCGCACATCGATGTTCCAGTACGTCGACGGCGGCGCCTTCAGTGCGTAGACGAGGGCCGCGCGAATGACGGACGGCTCGGCGACGGCGACAATGCGGCCGCCGTCCTCGGCCGGCCTCGTGTCGAGCCAGCCCCCGACCCGGGAGACGAAGGCGAGGAGCGACTCACCGCCGTGCGGGGTGGCCCGCGGATCGCCCAGCCAGGTGTCCACGGCGGCCGGCTCGCGGGCCATCGCCTCGCCGAGCGTCAGCCCGCGCCAGCGGCCCATGTCGCAGTCCCGCAGGGCGAGCTGGACGAGGGGGGCGTAGCCGAGGGCGTCACCGGTGGCGCGACTGCGGGGCGTGGGCGAGCAGTAGCGCAGCTCGGCCGCCGCGAGCGGGATCAGGTCGTGGGCGACACGCTGCACCTCGTCCCAGCCGGCCTGGTCGAGCGGACGGTCGTCCTCGAAGCGTTCGGCGAGCAGCGGGGAGCTGCGCGCTGCGGCGACGAAAGTGACCCGTAGTTGCATGCGGCGATCGTCAGTCCGGAAAGTGCGCAGGTCAAGGGGTGTTACCAAGGAGTCACCCAGGGTGCCCGAAACCTTACTTCAGGGTCAGGACCTGGCGGGCAACTCACCCGAAACACCTCACCCACGCGTCACTCGGAGACGAGCGCCATCCACTGGTCGGGCCTCGCCAGCTCCCGGAAACCGAGCTTCTCGTACACCCCGTGGGCGTCGTGGGTGGCGAGCAGGATGCGGCGCAGCCCGTAGGGGCGCAGGTGGTCGCGGACGGCAGCGACCATCGCCGTACCGACCCCCGTGCCGCGCACGGACGGGTCGACGTACACGTCGCAGAGCCAGGCGAAGGTGGCCCGGTCGGTGATGATCCGCGCATACGCCACCTGATCCCCGGAAACCACGTCGTACACCCCGAAGTTCAGCGAGCCGGCCATCGCCGATTCATGCTTGTCCCGCGTCCGCCCGATCGCCCAGTACGCGTCGGTGGACAGCCACCGGTGCACGCGCTCGGTGTCGATGCGATCGGGGTCGGCGGAGATCTCGTAGCCGTCGGGGAGGCCGGGGGTGTCGGTCATGGCGGGAGACTCGCAGGTCGCGGAGCGGGGAGTCGACTGGTTTTCCTGGCTTCCTGGCTTCCCGGTTTCCGGTTTCCCGGTTTTCCCCGAGCCGGCCCGGCTCCGCCGCCCCGCGGCTAGAGCACTTCGTCGCAGGCGGTGCGCAGCCGCCGTACCCCCTCAGTGATCTCCTGTGTCCCCGCGACCGCCGCAAAGCTCAACCTCACGTGAGGTGCCGGGGATTCAGCGCTGAAGTACGGGCGGCCGGGCGTGAGGGCGACCCCCGCGCGCAGGGCCGCCGCCGTCAGGGCGGTTTCGTCCGTACCGTCGGGCAGACGCAGCCACAGGTGGTAGCCGCCGGACGGGATGTGCGGGAGGGAGAGTTCGGGGAGGCCGAGGCGCAGGGCCGCCGTCATCGTGTCGCGGCGGGTCTTCAACTCCGTGGAGATGGCCCGGAGATGGCGCGGCCAGGCGGGTGAGCCGACGAGTTCGAGGGCCGCCTCCTGGAGCGGCCGGGGGACGAAGAAGGTGTCGACGACCTGGATGGCGCGCAGCCGTTCCAGGACCGGGCCGTGGGCGGCCAGCGCGCTCACCCTGAAGCTGGGCGAGGTCGCCTTGGTGAGCGAGCAGACGTGGACGACGACTCCGTCGGGGTCGTCCGCCGCGAGGGGGCTCGGCAGCGGTCCCGCGTCCTCGTGCACGAGCCGGCGTACGAAGTCGTCCTCGACGACGAACGCGCCTGCCTCGCGGGCGATGCGGAGCACCTCGCCGCGGCGTTCGGGGGCGAGCACGGCGCCGGTCGGGTTCTGGAACAGGGGCTGGCAGACGAAGACGCGCGCGCCGGTCGCCCGGAACGCGTCGGCGAGCAGGGCCGGTTTGACGCCGTCCGCGTCCACCGGGACCGGGACGGGCCGCAGACCCGCCGCCCGTGCGATCGCCAGCATGCCCGGATACGTGGGCGATTCGACGAGCACCGGCGCTCCGGGCGGGGCGAGCGCGCGCAGGGCGGTGGTGAGAGCGGACTGGCCACCCGCGCTGATGAGCACCCCGGCGGCGGTGACCCCTCCCCCGATGCTGCGCGCGAACCACTCCCGCAGCTCCGGCAGCCCTTCCATCGGCGGCCGCCCCCAGGCGCCGGGACGCCGTCCCGCCCGGGACAGGGCCGCCGCCATGGCCCGCTCGGGCTGCAACGACGGGTGCAGATAGCCACCGTTGAACTCGACGACTCCGGGCGCGGGCGCGGCGAGCGACACGGTGACTCCGGACGCGTCGACGGAGCGCGGTACGAGGTCGGCGGCGCCGTCCGCGCTGAGGGCGACCTCCTGCCACGAGGTGTCCCCGACGGCAGCGGCCCTGCCCCGCGGCTGCGCGCGGAAGGCGCCGGCTCCCGGCCTGGTCACCACCAGGCCCTCGGCGGACAGCTGGGCCAGGGCACGCGAGACGGTCACCGGGCTGACCCGGAACCGCTCGACGAGAGACCGGCTCGACGGGAGCTTTCCACCCGGAGAGTAGCGGTCAAGTTCTCGTCGCAGCTGATTCGCCAGTTCGCCCACGCTGCTACGCTCTTGCATGACAGCACAGAATAGCGCTACTGCGCCCCAGCGGATAGCGGTCGCCACTCCGCCCGGGACGACAGGCGGCACCGGCACGCTCCAGGCCGCCCTCGGCGTCACCGCCTTCTCCCTCACCTTCCCCGCCACCGCCTGGGGTCTGGAGGGCTTCGGGCCCTGGTCCCTGGTGGCCGCGCGCAGTGTTCTGGCAGCCCTGATCGCGGGCACGTGCCTGCTGGCCCTGCGCGTTCCGCTGCCGGACCGGCGGCACGTGGCGGGACTCGCGGTCGTCGCCGCGGGTGTCGTCGTCGGCTTCCCGCTGCTCACCACACTCGCCCTGCAGACCTCGACCACCGCGCACGCGGCCGTCGTGGTGGGCCTGCTCCCGCTCACGACCGCACTGTTCTCCGCCCTGCGCATGGGCACCCGCCCCTCCCGCACCTTCTGGACGGCGGCCCTCGCGGGTGCGGCGGCGGTCGTCGCCTTCACGGTCCAGCAGAGCGGCGGCGCGCTGACGACCGCCGACCTGTATCTGTTCGCCGCGCTGCTGGTGTGCGCGGCCGGCTACACCGAGGGCGGCCGGCTCGCCCGGGTCATGCCGGGCTGGCAGGTCATCGGCTGGGCGCTGGTGCTGTGCCTGCCGCTGAGCGTGCCGGCCGCCGCGCTGGCGCTGTCGTACGAACCGGCGCAGTTGACCGCGCACAGCGTGGCCGGGCTGCTGTGGGTCGCGGTGGGCTCGCAGTTCCTCGGCCTGGTCGTCTGGTACCGGGGGATGGCGGCGATCGGCATCCCGAAGGCCAGCCAGTTGCAGTTGGCCCAGCCCCTGCTCACACTGGTGTGGTCGGTGCTGCTGCTGGGCGAGCACCTGACGGTGGCCGCGCCGCTGACGGCCGCGGCGGTACTCGTGTGCATCGCCGTCACCCAGCGGGCGCGAGGCTGAGCGGCGTGCACGCGCCGGTCCCAACCAAGGCCTCGCGCCGTAGACTCAAGGCCACGGACCGCTGCTCCCGCACTTGGTGAGGAGGCCCTACACATGCACGCAACCGTGGGCGACCAGCTCGTCCAGCACGGCAGGGTGGTCGGACAACAGGACAAGGTCGGCGAGATCGTCGAAGTACTGGGCCAGGGGGGCAACCCTCCGTTCCGCGTCCGCTTCGATGACGGGCATGTGGGCGTCTGCTCACCCGGCCCCGACACCGAGATCCGGCACAGGGAAAGGCAACAGTAGATCAGCGCGGGGGCCTCGCCGGCTGCCGGTAGTGGTCGGCGACGACCCGTGCCATCGCCCCGATGGGGTCCGCCGCCACGTCCTTGGCGGCGAAGAAGACGTGGCCCTTCACCTCCGGATACTGCGCGGCCAGCGTGAGATGCCGGGAGAGTTCGGCCGGGTCCTGCCAGGCCGCGGGCTGTGCCGGGTCGCCCGCCTTGTAGAGCGCCTCCCCCACGTACAACCGCGTCCCGGTGTTCCGCGCGACCTCCGCCCACCAGGGCAGCAGCTTGGCGTAGTCGGCGGCGGCGAAGCCCAGGTTCCAGTAGACCTGCGGCGCGAGGTAGTCGATCCAGTTCCTGCGCACCCACTTGCGTGTGTCCGCGTACAGGTCGTCGTACGTCTGCACGCCCGCCCGGGTGTCGGAGCCGAGCGGGTCGGTGGCGGCGTTGCGCCACACTCCGAACGGGCTGATGCCGAAGCGCGTGCCCGGCCGGGTGCGCCGGATGCAGGCGGCCGTTCCGCGCACCAGCTTGTCGATGTTGTCGCGGCGCCAGGCGGCCCGGTCCGGGAAGCCCGCGCCGTAGCGGGCGTAGGCCTCGTCGTCGTCGAAGGTCTGGCCGGCCACGGGATACGGATAGAAGTAGTCGTCGAAGTGCACGGCGTCCACGGGGTACTTCTTCACCGCGTCGAGGATCGCCCGCTGGACGAAGGCGCGGACCTCGGGCAGCCCCGGGTTGTAGTAGAGCTTTCCGCCGTACGCCACCGCCCAGTCCGGATGCCTGCGCGCGGGGTGCGAGGCGACCAGCTTCGTCAGGTCCGTGTGGACGGCGACGCGGTACGGGTTGAACCACGCGTGCAGCTCCAGGCCACGGGCGTGGGCCTCCTCGACCGCCGTCTCCAGGGGGTTCCAGCCGGGGTCCTTGCCCTGGGTCCCGGTGAGGTACTCCGACCAGGGCTCGTACGGCGAGGGCCACAGGGCGTCGGCCGTCGGACGCACCTGGAAGATCACGGTGTTGAGGCGGTTTCTGACCGCCACGTCGAGGTGGCCGATCAGCTCCCTGCGCTGCTCGGCCGCGGTCATGCCCGGCCGGGAGGGCCAGTCCCGGTTGGCCACGGTGGCCAGCCACACGCCCCGCATCCCGGTGATCGCGCGCCGGGTGCCCGGCACCGCGCTCGCGTCCGGCGCGGTCGCCAGAGTCGCCAGCGCGGCCAGCGCGAACGCCCTGCGTGACAGTCGCCCCATGGTGACAACACCCCCATACTGTGCGGATCCGCGCGGTCACGGATCGTCTCCGCCGCCCAGGATGCCCGTACCCGCACGATCGATCATCGATACTTGGGGGTAACGTGCACGATCGGAGCAGGCGCCGAACCAGCGGAGTCCTGCCGCACACCCGTAGACCAGCGAAGGGGACGATGTGACAGACATCGCGGCGGGAGACATCGCGCGCGTCGGAGTCGTGGGCTGCGGCCAGATGGGAGCCGGCATCGCCGAGGTGTGCGCCCGTTCCGGGCTGGACGTGAAGGTCGCCGAGACCACCGGTGAGGCCCTGGAGATCGGCCGCACCCGGCTGTTCAACTCCCTGTCCAAGGCGGCCGAGCGCGGCAAGATCAGCGCCGAGGAGCTCGACGCGACGCAGGCGCGGCTCAGCTTCACCACGGACCTCGGCGAGTTCGCCGACCGCGACCTGGTGATCGAGGCCGTCGTGGAGAACGAGCAGGTCAAGACCGAGATCTTCCAGGTGCTCGACCAGGTCGTGACCCGGCCCGACGCGATCCTCGCCTCCAACACCTCCTCCATTCCGCTGGTGAAGCTCGCGGTCGCCACCTCGCGGCCCGACCATGTCGTCGGCATCCACTTCTTCAACCCGGCCCCGGTGCAGCAGCTCGTCGAGCTGATCCCGGCGCTCACCACCTCCGAGGGCACGCTCGCCCGCGCCCAGCAGTTCGCGGAGAAGACGGTGGGCAAGCACGCCATCCGTGCCCAGGACCGCTCCGGCTTCGTGGTCAACGCGCTGCTGATCCCGTATCTCCTCT
Coding sequences:
- a CDS encoding glycoside hydrolase family 10 protein, producing the protein MGRLSRRAFALAALATLATAPDASAVPGTRRAITGMRGVWLATVANRDWPSRPGMTAAEQRRELIGHLDVAVRNRLNTVIFQVRPTADALWPSPYEPWSEYLTGTQGKDPGWNPLETAVEEAHARGLELHAWFNPYRVAVHTDLTKLVASHPARRHPDWAVAYGGKLYYNPGLPEVRAFVQRAILDAVKKYPVDAVHFDDYFYPYPVAGQTFDDDEAYARYGAGFPDRAAWRRDNIDKLVRGTAACIRRTRPGTRFGISPFGVWRNAATDPLGSDTRAGVQTYDDLYADTRKWVRRNWIDYLAPQVYWNLGFAAADYAKLLPWWAEVARNTGTRLYVGEALYKAGDPAQPAAWQDPAELSRHLTLAAQYPEVKGHVFFAAKDVAADPIGAMARVVADHYRQPARPPR
- a CDS encoding DUF1918 domain-containing protein, with translation MHATVGDQLVQHGRVVGQQDKVGEIVEVLGQGGNPPFRVRFDDGHVGVCSPGPDTEIRHRERQQ
- a CDS encoding 3-hydroxybutyryl-CoA dehydrogenase, coding for MTDIAAGDIARVGVVGCGQMGAGIAEVCARSGLDVKVAETTGEALEIGRTRLFNSLSKAAERGKISAEELDATQARLSFTTDLGEFADRDLVIEAVVENEQVKTEIFQVLDQVVTRPDAILASNTSSIPLVKLAVATSRPDHVVGIHFFNPAPVQQLVELIPALTTSEGTLARAQQFAEKTVGKHAIRAQDRSGFVVNALLIPYLLSAIRMFESGIASREDIDNGMELGCAHPMGPLKLSDLIGLDTVASVAYSMYEEYKEPLYAAPPLLQRMVDAGRLGRKTGSGFYSYS